A portion of the Streptomyces sp. NBC_01335 genome contains these proteins:
- the sucB gene encoding 2-oxoglutarate dehydrogenase, E2 component, dihydrolipoamide succinyltransferase, protein MSVSVTLPALGESVTEGTVTRWLKAEGERVEADEPLLEVSTDKVDTEIPSPVSGVLASIKVAEDETVEVGAELAVIDDGSGAPAAAPAEAAAPAAAPATEAPTAPSTETEAPAPAPTAEATAGASSAEGTDVTLPALGESVTEGTVTRWLKEVGEEVTEDEPLLEVSTDKVDTEIPAPVSGVLLEIVVGEDETAEVGAKLAVIGAKGAAPAAAPAPAAAAPAPAAPAPAPAAPAAPAAPAPVAPAAPAPVAAAPAPAPAAAPAPVAAPAPVTPVATSGDDGAYVTPLVRKLASENGVDLGAVKGTGVGGRIRKQDVVAAAEAAKAAAAAPAPAAAAAPAASKAPKLEASPLRGQTVKMTRMRKVIGENMMKALHSQAQLTSVVEVDITKLMKLRNQAKAAFAAREGVKLSPMPFFVKAAAQALKAHPVINARINEDEGTITYFDSENIGIAVDAEKGLMTPVIKGAGDLNIAGISKKTAELAGKARGGGLTPDDMSGATFTISNTGSRGALFDTVIVPPNQAAILGIGATVKRPAVIETAEGTVIGIRDMTYLSLSYDHRLVDGADAARYLTSVKAILEAGEFEVELGL, encoded by the coding sequence ATGTCGGTTTCCGTAACCCTTCCGGCGCTCGGCGAGAGCGTCACCGAGGGCACTGTCACCCGTTGGCTGAAGGCCGAGGGCGAGCGCGTCGAGGCTGACGAGCCGTTGCTCGAGGTCTCGACCGACAAGGTCGACACCGAGATCCCCTCCCCCGTCTCCGGCGTCCTGGCCTCCATCAAGGTCGCCGAGGACGAGACCGTCGAGGTCGGCGCCGAGCTGGCCGTCATCGACGACGGCTCCGGCGCCCCCGCCGCGGCTCCGGCCGAGGCCGCCGCTCCGGCCGCCGCGCCCGCCACCGAGGCCCCGACCGCCCCGTCGACCGAGACCGAGGCCCCCGCCCCGGCCCCGACCGCCGAGGCCACCGCCGGCGCGTCCTCCGCCGAGGGCACCGACGTCACCCTGCCGGCGCTCGGCGAGAGCGTCACCGAGGGCACCGTCACCCGCTGGCTGAAGGAGGTCGGCGAGGAGGTCACGGAGGACGAGCCCCTGCTCGAGGTCTCCACGGACAAGGTCGACACCGAGATCCCGGCCCCGGTCTCCGGCGTGCTGCTGGAGATCGTCGTCGGTGAGGACGAGACCGCCGAGGTCGGCGCCAAGCTCGCCGTCATCGGTGCCAAGGGCGCTGCTCCGGCCGCCGCCCCGGCCCCGGCCGCCGCTGCTCCCGCTCCGGCCGCTCCGGCCCCGGCCCCGGCCGCCCCGGCTGCTCCGGCCGCCCCGGCTCCGGTGGCGCCCGCCGCTCCGGCGCCCGTGGCCGCCGCCCCGGCTCCGGCTCCGGCCGCCGCCCCGGCCCCGGTCGCCGCTCCGGCCCCGGTCACCCCGGTCGCGACCTCCGGTGACGACGGCGCGTACGTCACGCCGCTGGTCCGCAAGCTCGCTTCGGAGAACGGCGTCGACCTGGGCGCGGTGAAGGGCACCGGCGTCGGTGGCCGCATCCGCAAGCAGGACGTCGTGGCCGCCGCGGAGGCCGCCAAGGCCGCCGCAGCCGCTCCCGCCCCCGCTGCCGCCGCCGCTCCGGCCGCCTCCAAGGCGCCGAAGCTGGAGGCGTCGCCGCTGCGCGGTCAGACCGTCAAGATGACCCGCATGCGCAAGGTCATCGGCGAGAACATGATGAAGGCGCTGCACTCGCAGGCCCAGCTGACCTCGGTCGTCGAGGTCGACATCACCAAGCTGATGAAGCTGCGCAACCAGGCGAAGGCCGCGTTCGCCGCCCGCGAGGGCGTCAAGCTGTCCCCGATGCCGTTCTTCGTGAAGGCGGCGGCCCAGGCGCTGAAGGCCCACCCGGTCATCAACGCCCGGATCAACGAGGACGAGGGCACCATCACGTACTTCGACTCGGAGAACATCGGCATCGCCGTGGACGCCGAGAAGGGTCTGATGACCCCGGTCATCAAGGGTGCGGGCGACCTGAACATCGCCGGTATCTCGAAGAAGACCGCCGAGCTGGCCGGCAAGGCCCGCGGTGGCGGCCTCACCCCGGACGACATGTCGGGTGCGACCTTCACCATCAGCAACACCGGTTCGCGCGGTGCGCTGTTCGACACCGTCATCGTGCCCCCGAACCAGGCCGCCATCCTGGGCATCGGTGCCACGGTGAAGCGCCCGGCCGTCATCGAGACCGCCGAGGGCACCGTCATCGGCATCCGTGACATGACGTACCTGTCGCTCTCCTACGACCACCGTCTGGTGGACGGCGCGGACGCCGCCCGTTACCTGACCTCGGTCAAGGCGATCCTGGAGGCCGGTGAGTTCGAGGTCGAGCTCGGCCTCTGA
- a CDS encoding GntR family transcriptional regulator, translating to MTPPVVHSLREQIREHIVDGIVSGRWKPGERIVERRIATELEVSQTPVREALRELETLRLIESAPNKGVRVRNLTAADLEESYPVRAGLEQIAAELAAPALVADCSALQPHVTALYEADRAADGEAQVRHTVGFHRELVRAAGNAVLLHTWEGLGIEVFTALSIRWLGTVQKSYAEEHEALIDAFTRQDPQIGPLVKAHVLGCAPRA from the coding sequence ATGACCCCGCCCGTCGTCCACTCGCTGCGCGAGCAGATCCGCGAGCACATCGTGGACGGGATCGTCAGCGGGCGATGGAAGCCGGGCGAGCGGATCGTGGAGCGGCGGATCGCCACCGAGCTGGAGGTCAGCCAGACGCCGGTGCGCGAGGCGCTGCGCGAGCTGGAGACGCTGCGGCTGATCGAGTCCGCGCCCAACAAGGGCGTCCGGGTCCGCAACCTCACGGCCGCGGACCTGGAGGAGAGCTATCCCGTGCGGGCGGGCCTGGAGCAGATCGCGGCGGAGCTGGCGGCCCCCGCCCTCGTCGCGGACTGCTCGGCCCTCCAGCCGCACGTGACGGCCCTCTACGAGGCCGACCGGGCGGCCGACGGGGAGGCGCAGGTGCGCCACACGGTGGGCTTCCACCGGGAGCTGGTGCGGGCGGCCGGCAACGCGGTGCTGCTGCACACCTGGGAGGGCCTGGGCATCGAGGTGTTCACGGCCCTGTCGATCCGGTGGCTGGGCACGGTGCAGAAGTCGTACGCGGAGGAGCACGAGGCGCTCATCGACGCGTTCACACGGCAGGATCCGCAGATCGGGCCCCTGGTCAAGGCGCACGTGCTGGGCTGCGCGCCGCGCGCCTGA
- the aceE gene encoding pyruvate dehydrogenase (acetyl-transferring), homodimeric type, with protein sequence MTDPVGKRPSELDQFPDRDPEETAEWAASLDAVTKAAGPHRAAYLMRRSLEHAEGAGLALPKLLETDYVNSIPTAAEPEFDGDLEMESRITAWNRWNAAAMVTRGAKYGVGGHIATFASAAWLYETGFNHFFRGKEGDGSGDQLYIQGHASPGIYARAFLDGRLSEQQLDNFRQESGGDGLPSYPHPRRLPWLWEFPTVSMGLGPLSAIYQARFNRYLANRNIKDTSNSHVWAFLGDGEMDEPESTAALALAAREGLDNLTFVINCNLQRLDGPVRANFRVVQELEGAFRGAGWNVVKTLWGNAWDELFQLDTTGALVRRLREVPDAQFQTYATRDVAYIREHFFGAEPALVELAKLLTDAKIAECFYTSRGGHEARKVYAAYKAALEHKGGPTVILAQTVKGFTLGKGFESKNANHQMKKLSLDEFKDMRELLGLPIQDSAFESGVVPYGHPGADSPEVRYLQERRAALGGPAPARRVHAAALPQPEERAFAALKKGSGKQEMATTMAFVRLAKDLMRDKETGKRWVPIVPDEARTFGMESLFPSAGIYSPLGQTYEPVDRDQLMYYKEAKDGQILNEGITEAGSMADFIAASTSYATHGETMIPFYIFYSMFGWQRTGDQMWQLADQLGKGFIVGATAGRTTLTGEGLQHADGHSHLIAATNPASLNYDPAFAYEIAVIVKEGLRRMYGEPVEGEDSNVFYYLTVYNEPKPQPAMPEGIEEGIVKGLYRFKEGTPAKADAPRLQLLASGTAIHWALEAQELLAAEWGVTADVWSATSWGELRRDALEADAALLRGEERVPYVTQALAGAPGPVLAVSDWMRQVPDQISQWVEQDWSSLGTDGFGLSDTRDAARRHFGVDAQSVVVAALAQLAKRGEIPASAIKEARERYGL encoded by the coding sequence ATGACCGACCCCGTAGGAAAGCGTCCGAGCGAACTCGACCAGTTCCCGGACCGCGACCCCGAAGAGACCGCCGAATGGGCGGCCTCTCTGGACGCCGTCACCAAGGCCGCGGGGCCGCATCGCGCCGCGTACCTGATGAGGCGTTCGCTCGAACACGCCGAAGGCGCCGGTCTCGCGCTGCCCAAGCTGCTGGAGACCGACTACGTCAACTCCATCCCGACCGCCGCCGAGCCCGAGTTCGACGGCGACCTGGAGATGGAATCCCGCATCACCGCGTGGAACCGCTGGAACGCGGCGGCCATGGTGACCCGCGGGGCGAAGTACGGCGTCGGCGGCCACATCGCCACGTTCGCCTCTGCTGCCTGGCTCTACGAGACGGGCTTCAACCACTTCTTCCGCGGCAAGGAGGGGGACGGCTCCGGTGACCAGCTCTACATCCAGGGCCACGCCTCCCCCGGCATCTACGCCCGCGCCTTCCTCGACGGCCGGCTGAGCGAGCAGCAGCTCGACAACTTCCGTCAGGAGTCGGGCGGCGACGGCCTGCCGTCCTACCCGCACCCGCGGCGTCTGCCCTGGCTGTGGGAGTTCCCCACCGTGTCGATGGGCCTCGGCCCGCTGTCGGCGATCTACCAGGCGCGCTTCAACCGCTACCTGGCCAACCGCAACATCAAGGACACGTCGAACTCGCACGTCTGGGCCTTCCTGGGCGACGGCGAGATGGACGAACCCGAGTCGACGGCCGCCCTGGCGCTCGCCGCCCGTGAGGGTCTCGACAACCTGACCTTCGTCATCAACTGCAACCTGCAGCGTCTCGACGGCCCGGTCCGCGCCAACTTCCGCGTGGTCCAGGAGCTGGAAGGCGCCTTCCGCGGGGCCGGCTGGAACGTCGTCAAGACGCTCTGGGGCAACGCGTGGGACGAGCTGTTCCAGCTCGACACCACCGGTGCGCTGGTCCGCCGCCTCCGCGAGGTCCCGGACGCGCAGTTCCAGACGTACGCCACCCGTGACGTCGCGTACATCCGCGAGCACTTCTTCGGCGCCGAGCCCGCGCTCGTCGAGCTGGCGAAGCTGCTCACCGACGCGAAGATCGCCGAGTGTTTCTACACCTCGCGCGGCGGTCACGAGGCCCGCAAGGTCTACGCGGCGTACAAGGCGGCCCTGGAGCACAAGGGCGGCCCGACCGTGATCCTCGCCCAGACGGTGAAGGGCTTCACGCTCGGCAAGGGCTTCGAGTCCAAGAACGCCAACCACCAGATGAAGAAGCTGTCCCTGGACGAGTTCAAGGACATGCGCGAGCTGCTCGGCCTGCCGATCCAGGACAGCGCCTTCGAGAGCGGTGTGGTGCCCTACGGTCACCCCGGCGCCGACTCCCCCGAGGTCCGCTACCTCCAGGAGCGCCGCGCGGCCCTCGGTGGCCCCGCCCCCGCCCGCCGGGTGCACGCCGCGGCCCTGCCGCAGCCCGAGGAGCGCGCGTTCGCCGCGCTGAAGAAGGGTTCCGGCAAGCAGGAGATGGCCACCACCATGGCCTTCGTCCGCCTCGCCAAGGACCTGATGCGGGACAAGGAGACCGGCAAGCGCTGGGTTCCGATCGTCCCGGACGAGGCCCGTACCTTCGGTATGGAGTCGCTCTTCCCGTCGGCGGGCATCTACTCGCCGCTGGGACAGACGTACGAGCCGGTCGACCGCGACCAGCTGATGTACTACAAGGAGGCCAAGGACGGCCAGATCCTCAACGAGGGGATCACCGAGGCCGGCTCCATGGCGGACTTCATCGCCGCGTCCACGTCGTACGCGACGCACGGCGAGACGATGATCCCGTTCTACATCTTCTACTCGATGTTCGGCTGGCAGCGGACCGGCGACCAGATGTGGCAGCTCGCCGACCAGCTCGGCAAGGGCTTCATCGTCGGCGCCACGGCCGGCCGTACGACCCTGACGGGTGAGGGCCTCCAGCACGCGGACGGCCACTCGCACCTGATCGCGGCCACGAACCCGGCGTCGCTCAACTACGACCCGGCCTTCGCGTACGAGATCGCGGTGATCGTCAAGGAGGGTCTGCGCCGGATGTACGGCGAGCCCGTCGAGGGCGAGGACTCCAACGTCTTCTACTACCTGACGGTCTACAACGAGCCGAAGCCGCAGCCCGCGATGCCGGAAGGCATCGAGGAGGGCATCGTCAAGGGCCTGTACCGCTTCAAGGAGGGCACGCCGGCCAAGGCCGACGCGCCGCGCCTGCAGCTGCTGGCCTCCGGTACCGCCATCCACTGGGCCCTGGAGGCCCAGGAGCTGCTGGCCGCCGAGTGGGGCGTCACCGCCGACGTGTGGTCCGCCACCTCGTGGGGCGAGCTGCGCCGCGACGCGCTGGAGGCCGACGCCGCGCTGCTCCGTGGCGAGGAGCGGGTGCCGTACGTGACGCAGGCGCTCGCCGGCGCCCCCGGCCCGGTGCTCGCGGTCAGCGACTGGATGCGCCAGGTTCCGGACCAGATCAGCCAGTGGGTGGAGCAGGACTGGTCCTCGCTCGGTACGGACGGCTTCGGCCTCTCCGACACCCGTGACGCCGCCCGCCGCCACTTCGGTGTCGACGCGCAGTCGGTCGTCGTCGCGGCCCTGGCCCAGCTCGCCAAGCGCGGCGAGATCCCGGCCTCCGCGATCAAGGAGGCCCGGGAGCGCTACGGACTCTGA
- a CDS encoding helix-turn-helix transcriptional regulator: MRAARLITMVLLLQSRPGMTAAELAAELEVSERTVARDAAALSEAGVPVYAERGRTGGYHLVDGYRTRLTGLARGEAEALFLSGLPTALRDLGLQDAASAARLKVAAALTPSLRDTPDTVARRFHLDAPGWFQEPVAPALLPVVAEAVRDDLTVRARYLRDGAEVDRALLPYGLVLKAGVWYLCARVAHPGDAPSAQGFRVYRVDRFVSVEPDGGRFERDAGFDLAGFWAARSARFARSLLRTEVTVRISGAGARRLPHLVDRAAAEEALAAAGPPDGEGRWTVTLPVESPEVAYEQLLALGAEVEVLAPAALRARFREAAARMRGLYG; the protein is encoded by the coding sequence ATGCGCGCGGCCCGACTGATCACCATGGTGCTGCTCCTCCAGTCCCGTCCCGGGATGACCGCGGCCGAGCTGGCGGCGGAGCTGGAGGTGTCGGAGCGGACCGTCGCACGGGACGCGGCCGCGCTCTCCGAGGCGGGCGTCCCGGTGTACGCGGAGCGCGGCCGCACCGGCGGCTACCACCTGGTCGACGGCTACCGCACCCGGCTCACCGGTCTCGCCCGGGGCGAGGCCGAGGCGCTCTTCCTCTCCGGGCTGCCCACCGCCCTGCGCGACCTGGGCCTCCAGGACGCCGCGTCCGCCGCCCGGCTCAAGGTGGCCGCCGCCCTGACGCCCTCGCTGCGGGACACCCCGGACACGGTGGCCCGGCGCTTCCATCTGGACGCCCCGGGCTGGTTCCAGGAGCCGGTGGCCCCCGCGCTGCTGCCCGTCGTGGCGGAGGCCGTCCGCGACGACCTCACGGTCCGGGCGCGCTACCTCCGGGACGGCGCCGAGGTGGACCGGGCCCTCCTGCCGTACGGGCTCGTGCTGAAGGCGGGCGTCTGGTACCTCTGCGCCCGGGTCGCGCACCCGGGCGACGCTCCTTCCGCCCAGGGCTTCCGGGTGTACCGGGTCGACCGGTTCGTCTCGGTCGAGCCGGACGGCGGGCGGTTCGAGCGGGACGCCGGTTTCGACCTGGCCGGGTTCTGGGCCGCCCGCTCCGCGCGGTTCGCCCGCTCCCTGCTCCGTACCGAGGTGACCGTACGGATCTCCGGTGCGGGCGCGCGGCGGCTCCCGCACCTGGTGGACCGGGCCGCCGCCGAGGAGGCGCTGGCCGCCGCCGGGCCCCCGGACGGCGAGGGGCGGTGGACGGTCACCCTGCCGGTGGAGTCGCCGGAGGTGGCGTACGAGCAGCTGCTGGCGCTGGGCGCGGAGGTGGAGGTGCTGGCACCGGCCGCGCTGCGCGCGCGCTTCCGCGAGGCGGCGGCCCGGATGCGCGGCCTGTACGGGTAG
- a CDS encoding DUF4240 domain-containing protein — protein MDETEFWELIDTTREAAEGDPEDHAELLVERLVRLDPETVLDFARHFEARYHRAYRWDLWGAAALLLGGASDDAFDYFRCWLIGQGREVFEGALQDPDDLAELLDDFDEEVDGDGEELGYAADEAYEQLTGVVSPDLGLPPQAREPAGVPFSFENDEVLAARLPALWERFGEG, from the coding sequence ATGGACGAGACGGAGTTCTGGGAGCTCATCGACACCACCCGCGAGGCCGCCGAGGGCGACCCCGAGGACCACGCCGAGCTGCTCGTGGAACGGCTGGTGCGGCTGGACCCCGAGACCGTGCTCGACTTCGCCCGGCACTTCGAGGCCCGCTACCACCGCGCGTACCGCTGGGACCTGTGGGGTGCCGCTGCCCTGCTGCTCGGCGGCGCGAGCGACGACGCCTTCGACTACTTCCGCTGCTGGCTGATCGGCCAGGGCCGGGAGGTGTTCGAGGGCGCGCTGCAGGACCCCGACGACCTCGCGGAGCTCTTGGACGACTTCGACGAGGAGGTCGACGGGGACGGCGAGGAGCTGGGCTACGCGGCCGACGAGGCGTACGAGCAGCTCACCGGTGTCGTCTCGCCGGACCTGGGGCTGCCCCCGCAGGCCCGCGAACCGGCCGGGGTGCCCTTCTCGTTCGAGAACGACGAGGTGCTGGCGGCGCGGCTGCCCGCGCTGTGGGAGCGGTTCGGCGAGGGCTGA
- a CDS encoding GNAT family N-acetyltransferase encodes MSSLRLHAIRPALPSDEPALAALDRETWSTLHAVQPRPQPPYPPFFDERHSPRDILVAETVPETAPGTVPETAPGTVPEDERVAREAPRVAGYLRLVAPTPLACHQHVRQIQGLAVDGRARGLGIGRALLRAAFTEARRQGANRITLRVLGHNTPARALYASEGFAVEGVLPGEFFLNGGYVDDVLMGRAL; translated from the coding sequence ATGTCCTCGCTCCGCCTTCACGCCATACGTCCGGCGCTGCCCTCCGACGAGCCCGCTCTCGCCGCGCTCGACCGGGAGACCTGGTCCACCCTGCACGCCGTGCAGCCCCGCCCGCAGCCGCCGTACCCGCCGTTCTTCGACGAGCGCCACTCGCCCCGCGACATCCTCGTCGCCGAGACGGTGCCGGAGACGGCGCCGGGAACCGTGCCCGAGACGGCTCCAGGAACCGTTCCGGAGGACGAGCGCGTCGCACGGGAGGCCCCGCGCGTGGCCGGATACCTCCGCCTGGTCGCGCCCACTCCGCTCGCCTGCCACCAGCACGTCCGGCAGATCCAGGGCCTCGCCGTCGACGGACGGGCGCGCGGGCTGGGCATCGGGCGGGCGCTGCTGCGCGCCGCGTTCACCGAGGCGCGCCGCCAGGGCGCCAACCGGATCACCCTGCGCGTCCTCGGCCACAACACGCCGGCCCGCGCGCTCTACGCCTCCGAGGGCTTCGCCGTGGAGGGCGTGCTGCCGGGCGAGTTCTTCCTGAACGGCGGGTACGTCGACGACGTGCTGATGGGACGCGCGCTCTGA
- a CDS encoding TIGR01777 family oxidoreductase — MEHSRIAVTGSTGLIGAALVRSLRADGHEVVRLVRRPAKAGDEVRWDPHRGYVDVAGLVGCDAVVHLAGAGVGDHRWTEAYKKEIRDSRVLGTAAVAEAVASLDTPPKVLVSGSAIGYYGDTGDRAVDESAPPGEGFLPSVCEEWEAATAPAEEAGVRTVHARTGLVVASGGGAWGKLFPLFKAGLGGRLGNGRQYWSFIALHDHVAALRHLLDTEALSGPVNLTAPDPVTNAEVTAAMGRVLHRPTLFTAPAPALRLALGDFAEDVLGSQRVVPRKLLGSGFAFAFPGVVSAIRAALG; from the coding sequence ATGGAGCACTCCCGTATCGCCGTCACCGGATCGACCGGACTCATCGGAGCGGCGCTCGTGCGCTCGCTGCGGGCCGACGGGCACGAGGTCGTCCGCCTGGTGCGCCGGCCCGCGAAGGCGGGTGACGAGGTCCGGTGGGACCCGCACCGGGGGTACGTCGACGTGGCCGGGCTGGTCGGCTGCGACGCGGTGGTCCACCTGGCGGGTGCCGGGGTCGGGGACCACCGGTGGACCGAGGCGTACAAGAAGGAGATCCGGGACAGCCGGGTGCTGGGCACGGCTGCGGTCGCGGAGGCCGTCGCCTCCCTGGACACTCCGCCGAAGGTCCTGGTCTCGGGTTCCGCGATCGGCTACTACGGCGACACCGGTGACCGCGCCGTCGACGAGAGCGCCCCTCCCGGCGAGGGGTTCCTGCCCTCGGTGTGCGAGGAGTGGGAGGCCGCCACGGCGCCCGCCGAGGAGGCCGGCGTCCGGACCGTGCACGCGCGCACCGGGCTGGTCGTCGCCTCGGGCGGTGGCGCCTGGGGCAAGCTCTTCCCGCTGTTCAAGGCCGGGTTGGGCGGGCGGCTCGGCAACGGCCGCCAGTACTGGAGCTTCATCGCGCTGCACGACCACGTCGCTGCTTTGCGCCATCTGCTCGACACGGAGGCCCTGTCCGGGCCGGTGAACCTCACCGCGCCCGATCCGGTCACCAACGCGGAGGTGACGGCGGCGATGGGGCGGGTGCTGCACCGGCCGACCCTCTTCACGGCCCCCGCCCCGGCGCTCCGCCTCGCGCTGGGCGACTTCGCGGAGGACGTGCTGGGCAGCCAGCGGGTGGTCCCGCGCAAGCTGCTGGGCTCCGGCTTCGCCTTCGCCTTCCCCGGCGTCGTCAGCGCGATCCGCGCGGCCCTGGGCTGA
- a CDS encoding NAD(P)/FAD-dependent oxidoreductase has protein sequence MRKPAHHADVVIIGAGTAGLSAAHLLVRAGVSVSVLEATPCVGGRLATDEVDGFRLDRLGPLLGSVPEEFGDIPGLAPLVLRAFDPAVVVHNAGRHYRAGGVRSTRGAFKPARARSSAPVGGDRAAPAGRGGAVGEALDRARLGASLARLANTSTARIMAKPDRAAEAALAARGLPARTVDGFLRPLLAALLSDPELRVSSRIAELVLRDWARGRLRVPEGGSAALPKLLASTLPPDTVRTNVQVTAADTTSVRTKEHGELSCRALLVATGAGAAAELLPGLRVPGFHPVTVVHHTAPEAPRTGASLVLEAGGAGPVAYSAVMSEIDPTRAPEGRALITSAVLGTPPPGLERAVRGHLAALYGTPTDDWELLATHHTAEAVPVMTPPHDPSRPVRVLAGLYVCGDHRDTSTLRGALHSGRRAAEAILADLRAGSGFLPEPGTTLSGAA, from the coding sequence GTGCGCAAGCCCGCACACCACGCGGACGTGGTCATCATCGGAGCCGGTACAGCCGGCCTGTCAGCCGCCCACCTTCTCGTACGGGCGGGGGTGAGCGTCAGCGTGCTGGAAGCGACACCGTGCGTCGGCGGCAGACTGGCCACGGACGAGGTGGACGGGTTCCGGCTCGACCGGCTCGGTCCGCTGCTCGGCAGTGTGCCGGAGGAGTTCGGGGACATCCCGGGGCTGGCGCCCCTGGTGCTCCGCGCGTTCGATCCGGCGGTCGTGGTCCACAACGCCGGGCGCCACTATCGCGCCGGTGGCGTACGAAGCACCAGGGGCGCGTTCAAACCCGCGCGCGCCCGTTCGAGCGCCCCCGTGGGCGGCGACCGGGCCGCTCCGGCGGGCCGGGGCGGGGCGGTCGGCGAGGCCCTCGACCGTGCCCGGCTCGGGGCGTCGCTGGCGCGGCTGGCCAACACCTCCACGGCCCGCATCATGGCCAAGCCCGACCGGGCGGCGGAGGCGGCCCTCGCGGCGCGCGGGCTGCCGGCCCGTACCGTCGACGGATTCCTCCGGCCGCTGCTCGCGGCCCTGCTGAGCGATCCGGAGCTGCGGGTGTCGAGCCGGATCGCGGAACTGGTCCTGCGCGACTGGGCGCGCGGCCGGCTCCGGGTTCCCGAGGGCGGTTCGGCGGCGCTGCCGAAGCTGCTGGCGTCCACGCTGCCGCCGGACACCGTGCGGACGAACGTCCAGGTGACGGCCGCGGACACCACGTCCGTGCGCACCAAGGAGCACGGCGAGCTGAGCTGCCGTGCGCTGCTGGTGGCCACCGGCGCGGGGGCCGCCGCCGAGCTGCTGCCCGGTCTGCGGGTGCCCGGCTTCCACCCGGTGACGGTGGTTCACCACACGGCCCCTGAGGCTCCCCGGACCGGCGCCTCACTGGTACTGGAGGCGGGCGGGGCGGGTCCGGTCGCGTACTCGGCGGTGATGAGCGAGATCGACCCCACCCGGGCGCCCGAGGGCCGCGCGCTGATCACCTCCGCGGTGCTCGGCACTCCGCCGCCCGGTCTGGAGCGTGCGGTGCGCGGTCACCTGGCGGCGCTGTACGGGACGCCCACGGACGACTGGGAGCTGCTGGCCACCCATCACACCGCCGAGGCGGTCCCGGTGATGACCCCGCCGCACGATCCGAGCCGCCCGGTGCGGGTGCTCGCCGGGCTGTACGTGTGCGGCGACCACCGGGACACCAGCACCCTGCGGGGCGCCCTGCACTCGGGCCGACGGGCGGCGGAGGCGATCCTGGCCGACCTCCGGGCGGGGTCCGGGTTCCTGCCGGAGCCGGGGACCACGCTGTCGGGGGCCGCCTGA